The genome window GCAAGCATCTACTCCTGGCTGGGCATAAGCGGCAAGTGTTTGTTGTGCTGCTGCGGCTGTTACTTGCCCTAAGCTGGTCGAGTGGATAGCGAGAACAAAACACACCAAAATTAATATTTTAAAACTCTTCATTTTATGGAAATTTCTAGCAAGGAAAGTTACAAAACATTCCATATTAGGGTAATTAGGTCGTAATTTTGCAAAAAAGTATCATCTATGCTTCAATTTTTGAATAAAAATAAGTGGCGCATTCTTTTTATGTTTGTCTTGTGCAGTGCTATTATGGCTTCTTTTCAGTACGCACTTACACCAGAAAAAACGCTCTCTATTCTCCAGCCAGATAAATTTGACCCTACTCTGGTAGACGATTCCATGCTTTTTGTCAAAAAGTACCATAAAATAGCTCCTTTTGAATTAATAAATCAAAATGGAGATACCATAACTCAAGAGGATTACACGGGTAAGATTTATGTGGCAGACTTTTTCTTTACCACTTGTCCTACTATATGTCCTATTATGACTAAGAATATGATGTTGGTTCAGGAAGAGTTTAAAAATGACCCTGAAGTACTGATTTTATCTCATAGTGTCACTCCAGAAATAGATTCTGTAGCAGTGCTTAAAAAGTATGCGGTAAAAAAAGGAGTGATGGATACTAAGTGGAATTTAGTGACCGGTGATCGCAAGCAAATCTATGATCTGGCTCGCAAATCTTATCTCGCGGCAAAAAAGAATAAATACGGTGGAGAATACGCATTGATCCATACAGAGAATTTCTTGCTTGTTGATAAAGAGGGAAGGCTGAGAAGTCGCTCTTATGACGGTACAGATCCAGAAGATGTCGAGAAGTTAATAGAAGATATTTACATCTTAAAAGAGAGTTACAAAAAGCAAGATTAGTGATTTGGTATAAAGGTAGCGGCTCGCACTTATAAATAGATTCCTGTTTTCGATTTATTTTAAGGTATACCTATATTTGTCCAAAATTCAACTAATATTTTATTATGAAAAAAATACTGTTCAGTCTTGTACTGGTATTTTCAGTAGGCATGTCTTTTGCTCAAACAGAGCAAGAACTGAAAGCTATGAGAAAAGTAAAGAAAGATTCTATAGCTCAAATTCAATCAAGAGTAAATGAGATCCAGTCCAAGATAGAAGCTATTCCTGGCTGGAAATATGGCGCTTTTGGTACGGTAGGTGTCAACCTCTCTGAATTTAGCAACTGGTATTCTCAAGGGAATGCTAATGTATCTTCTGGAAATATAGGATTGACAATCAACTCTTTTGCAAACCTCAAACAACCTAAATACTTCTGGAGAAACTCCTTGAATGTCAATTTAGGATGGGTGAAATTTGATGATAGAGACGATCCAACAGATGA of Nonlabens sp. Ci31 contains these proteins:
- a CDS encoding SCO family protein; amino-acid sequence: MLQFLNKNKWRILFMFVLCSAIMASFQYALTPEKTLSILQPDKFDPTLVDDSMLFVKKYHKIAPFELINQNGDTITQEDYTGKIYVADFFFTTCPTICPIMTKNMMLVQEEFKNDPEVLILSHSVTPEIDSVAVLKKYAVKKGVMDTKWNLVTGDRKQIYDLARKSYLAAKKNKYGGEYALIHTENFLLVDKEGRLRSRSYDGTDPEDVEKLIEDIYILKESYKKQD